The following are from one region of the Isoalcanivorax indicus genome:
- a CDS encoding NAD-dependent epimerase/dehydratase family protein has translation MASSNTALQGKTVAVTGASGMIGVYLCRSLMAAGARVVGVVRNPAKAAFLADEGVEFRKADLTDPAALEAAFRGCDAVISNAAMYVASKGFGAWEAHLTANVEGTRNVFEAAHRAGVKRIVHVSTFGIYRWSLRKPMDEQWPQLDGQRRKGGTYRASKQISEDIAWQLARELDLQLTTVRPSGVYGARDPNTMAMVYKALKLPVLVLPSIGFPLVYAGDVADATAQALANDAAINEAYNVGGEGHQLSSFLRAVVRARKKGPAILSVPLPARIRTDNSKAGRDLGFRNRDFDEALAAVIAEDRALR, from the coding sequence ATGGCATCATCGAATACCGCATTACAGGGCAAGACCGTCGCCGTCACCGGCGCCAGTGGCATGATCGGGGTCTATCTTTGCCGCAGTCTGATGGCGGCGGGCGCGCGGGTCGTCGGCGTGGTGCGTAATCCGGCCAAGGCGGCGTTTCTGGCGGATGAGGGGGTCGAATTCCGCAAGGCGGACCTGACCGATCCGGCGGCGCTGGAAGCCGCCTTCCGGGGCTGCGATGCGGTCATCTCCAATGCGGCCATGTATGTGGCCAGCAAGGGCTTCGGCGCCTGGGAAGCGCATCTGACGGCCAACGTCGAGGGCACGCGCAATGTGTTCGAGGCGGCGCACCGCGCGGGAGTGAAACGGATCGTGCATGTCAGCACCTTCGGCATCTACCGCTGGTCGCTGCGCAAACCGATGGACGAGCAGTGGCCGCAACTGGACGGTCAGCGGCGCAAGGGCGGGACCTACCGCGCCAGCAAGCAGATCAGCGAGGACATCGCCTGGCAACTGGCGCGGGAGCTGGATCTGCAGTTGACCACCGTGCGGCCCAGCGGCGTCTACGGCGCCCGTGACCCGAATACCATGGCCATGGTCTACAAGGCGCTGAAATTGCCTGTGCTGGTGCTGCCCAGCATCGGCTTTCCGCTGGTGTATGCGGGGGATGTCGCAGACGCCACGGCGCAGGCGCTGGCCAATGATGCCGCCATCAACGAGGCCTACAACGTCGGCGGTGAGGGGCATCAGTTGTCGAGTTTCCTGCGCGCCGTCGTCAGGGCGCGAAAAAAAGGCCCGGCCATTCTCTCTGTGCCGTTGCCCGCCCGAATCAGGACGGACAACAGCAAGGCCGGTCGCGATCTGGGCTTCCGCAACCGGGACTTCGATGAAGCGCTGGCGGCGGTGATCGCCGAGGACCGCGCGCTCAGGTAA
- a CDS encoding VOC family protein — protein MKMANPYLNFKGTTEAAFEHYRRIFGGEFTAVLRYGDFPGNPMGAPEDKLDAIAHIGLPLGGDNVLMGTDVISAEHTGGFVAGNNFFIALEADSEDEARRVHAALAEGGEVTMPLQSTEWAQLFGICVDAFGIQWMVSFTGDVG, from the coding sequence ATGAAAATGGCCAATCCCTATCTCAACTTCAAGGGCACCACTGAGGCCGCTTTTGAACATTACCGCCGCATCTTCGGTGGCGAATTTACCGCGGTGTTGCGTTACGGCGATTTCCCCGGCAACCCGATGGGCGCGCCTGAGGACAAGCTGGACGCCATCGCCCATATCGGATTACCGCTGGGCGGCGACAACGTGCTGATGGGCACGGATGTGATCAGTGCCGAACACACCGGGGGCTTTGTTGCGGGCAACAACTTCTTCATTGCGCTGGAAGCCGATTCCGAGGATGAGGCGCGTCGCGTTCATGCTGCGCTGGCGGAGGGCGGCGAGGTCACCATGCCGTTGCAGAGCACCGAGTGGGCACAGTTGTTCGGCATCTGCGTGGATGCGTTCGGTAT